One genomic segment of Bradyrhizobium prioriisuperbiae includes these proteins:
- the glpX gene encoding class II fructose-bisphosphatase translates to MSNTISVPPQQLLERILTLEIVRVTERAAVSAARLRGHGNEKAADQAAVDAMRRELNKIPIEGTVVIGEGERDEAPMLFIGEKVGIQAGPKVDIAVDPLEGTTLCAKNMPGSIATMAMADGGTLLNAPDVYMQKIAVGPGYDKGVVDLDASPADNIRRLAKAKGVDPSAITALVLDRPRHADIIAGVRSTGAAVRLITDGDVAGVIHTADPHNTGVDIYIGTGGAPEGVLAAAALRCIGGQMQCRLILDTEEKRARAFDMGIKDPKMIYGIEDLARGDCLFAATGVTDGSLLSGVKFRKHVIETETVVMRSVTGTVRYIKAEHRQFEKFHLD, encoded by the coding sequence ATGTCGAATACGATTTCCGTTCCGCCCCAGCAGTTGCTGGAACGCATTCTGACGCTGGAGATCGTCCGCGTCACGGAGCGAGCGGCGGTGTCGGCGGCTCGGCTGCGCGGCCATGGCAACGAAAAGGCCGCTGACCAGGCCGCGGTCGACGCGATGCGGCGCGAATTAAATAAAATACCGATCGAAGGCACCGTGGTGATCGGCGAGGGCGAGCGCGACGAAGCGCCGATGCTGTTCATCGGAGAGAAGGTCGGCATCCAGGCCGGCCCCAAGGTCGACATCGCTGTCGATCCGCTGGAAGGCACCACGCTGTGCGCCAAGAATATGCCGGGCTCCATTGCCACCATGGCGATGGCCGATGGCGGCACGCTGCTCAATGCACCCGACGTCTATATGCAGAAGATCGCCGTCGGTCCGGGCTATGACAAGGGCGTTGTCGACCTCGACGCGTCGCCGGCGGACAACATCCGACGGCTGGCCAAGGCCAAAGGCGTCGATCCCTCGGCGATCACCGCGCTGGTGCTCGACCGTCCTCGCCACGCCGACATCATTGCCGGCGTCCGCAGCACCGGTGCCGCGGTGCGCCTGATCACCGACGGTGACGTCGCCGGCGTGATCCACACCGCCGATCCGCACAACACCGGCGTCGACATCTATATCGGCACCGGTGGTGCGCCCGAAGGCGTGCTGGCGGCGGCGGCATTGCGCTGCATCGGCGGCCAGATGCAGTGCCGGCTCATCCTTGATACCGAAGAGAAGCGCGCGCGCGCGTTCGACATGGGCATCAAGGATCCGAAGATGATCTACGGCATCGAGGATCTCGCCAGGGGCGACTGCCTGTTCGCGGCCACCGGCGTCACCGACGGCTCGCTGCTGTCGGGCGTCAAGTTCCGCAAGCATGTGATCGAAACCGAAACCGTTGTGATGCGCTCCGTCACCGGCACGGTCCGCTACATCAAGGCCGAGCACCGGCAGTTCGAGAAATTCCACCTCGATTGA
- a CDS encoding GNAT family N-acetyltransferase: MGGILNVRPVTDADRAEWDPLWQGYLTFYETVLPADVTEATWKRFLDPAEPLHALVAEIDGHLVGFAHYLLHRSTWAPDSYCYLEDLFVSSVVRGHGLGRALIKAVEAAALDANASRLYWLTHEDNTQAQTLYNKLAERTRFVHYRKKFE; this comes from the coding sequence ATGGGCGGCATTCTCAACGTACGGCCAGTCACTGACGCTGACCGCGCGGAATGGGATCCGCTATGGCAGGGCTACCTGACATTCTACGAGACGGTGCTGCCGGCTGACGTGACCGAGGCGACGTGGAAACGTTTCCTCGATCCGGCCGAGCCGCTGCATGCACTGGTGGCCGAAATCGACGGGCATCTGGTGGGCTTTGCCCATTATCTGCTGCACCGCTCGACCTGGGCACCGGACAGCTACTGCTATCTGGAAGACCTGTTCGTCTCATCGGTGGTGCGCGGGCATGGTCTGGGCCGCGCGCTGATCAAGGCCGTGGAGGCCGCAGCCCTCGACGCCAATGCGAGCCGGCTCTACTGGTTGACTCACGAAGACAACACACAGGCTCAGACGCTTTACAACAAGCTCGCGGAGCGGACCCGTTTTGTCCACTATCGCAAGAAGTTTGAATAA
- a CDS encoding haloacid dehalogenase type II, with the protein MPAPQSTSGVKALVFDVFGTVVDWRGSLIADFTNWSRTRGITADWAALVDAWRGAYMPSMNEVRKNPARGFLNLDTLHRTSLERLVTEQGIKGLTDADLAYINRGWHRLTPWADSVAGLTRLKTKFVISPLSNGNVALLVNMAKHAGLPWDLILCAEVFRHYKPDPETYLGAAKMLGLEPGEVMLVAAHNSDLKGAQGCGLATCFVPRPTEYGPHQNRDFGPEGEWTMVVSDIGDLADRFGC; encoded by the coding sequence GTGCCGGCACCGCAATCCACTTCCGGCGTCAAGGCGCTGGTGTTCGACGTATTCGGCACGGTTGTCGACTGGCGCGGCAGCCTGATTGCCGATTTCACCAATTGGTCGCGGACGCGCGGCATCACGGCTGACTGGGCGGCGCTGGTCGATGCCTGGCGCGGGGCGTACATGCCATCCATGAACGAGGTGCGCAAGAATCCGGCGCGCGGGTTTCTCAACCTCGACACCTTGCACCGGACCTCGCTGGAGCGTTTGGTCACCGAGCAGGGCATCAAGGGGCTGACCGACGCCGATCTCGCTTATATCAACCGGGGCTGGCACCGGTTGACGCCCTGGGCGGACAGCGTCGCCGGGCTGACCCGGCTGAAGACCAAATTCGTCATCAGCCCGCTGTCGAACGGCAATGTTGCGCTGCTGGTCAACATGGCCAAGCATGCCGGGCTGCCGTGGGACCTGATCCTTTGTGCCGAGGTGTTCCGGCATTACAAGCCCGATCCCGAGACCTATCTCGGGGCTGCCAAGATGCTGGGCCTCGAACCCGGCGAGGTGATGCTGGTGGCCGCGCACAATTCGGACCTCAAGGGCGCGCAGGGCTGCGGTCTCGCCACCTGCTTCGTGCCGCGCCCGACCGAATACGGCCCGCACCAGAACCGGGATTTCGGCCCGGAGGGCGAATGGACTATGGTGGTCAGCGATATCGGCGATCTCGCGGATCGATTCGGCTGCTGA